The Nicotiana tabacum cultivar K326 chromosome 5, ASM71507v2, whole genome shotgun sequence sequence cccgaggcccccgggacctcaaccaaaaatacgaacaagttACATgtcaccattcaaacttattctaACCTttagaacactcaaaacaacatcaaatcatcaaatcacccttggattcaagtctaaggatttagaaacttccaaattccataaatgacgcTGAAACCGATCAAATCAccttcgaatgacctgaaattttgcacacacatcacaaataacacaacgggcctactccaatttccaaaattctattctgaccccgatatcacaatttccactaccaaccggaaatgccaactttccagtttcgccaattcaagcctaaatccaccacggactttcaaataccattccggacgcactcctaagtccaaaatcacccaacgaagctaaccaaatcataaaaattcaaatccaagatcaAATATTAataagtcaaaacttggtcaaacctttcaaatttaaagcttcaagctgagaattgttcttccaaatctattccgattatcctgaaaaccaaaactgacgatttacataagtcataatacatcatatggggctagtcatgcccaaaatctggcgagcgaagtgcaaatgctcaaaacgatcggtcgggtcgttacacccgagggctcggatgagtttcagattgatttcagaATGATTTTATGATTTTTGAGTGTTGGTACTGGTGTCATCGCCTTTGCAATAtttttttcgcaaatgcgactatcaCAATTATGAAGTAGCgcttgcatttgcgaacctgggctGCTGAGgaagacttcgcatttgcaaagatattcctcgcatttgcgagtgtgGGCTGCTCGTTTTTGCGAAGACTTCTACTGCCTTTGTGAAGGGAACTGTCTTCGTATTTGCGatattttggtcgcaaatgcgactttagTAAGTCTCCGCCTGGTATAGTTTTGCGATGAGTTGTCCTCTTTTgtggggttcgcatttgcgaaccccatgtcgcaaatgcgacatctgcaacctgcataTAGCTGGCAATTCCGAGACTTAGcctcattttgttatattttgaactCTAGCTCCGATGGAAGGCgattttgtggagggattttcatacTAAACCATTGGTTAAGTACCTCTAatcaatttttaattatattttatgattatatattagatttaatatcaaattcatgagaatctagggaaaattttggggattttgtctaagtttttgaaaaatgaaaatttgggatttgagagtcgaataggaCTCGAATTTGGAAACAAAATACGTATATGAACTTGTTGGgatatgggtagtcaagacctacccttggacccaGGTTTGACCAGATGGGCCGTGGGCCGAGGTtagtttttgttgattttttaaaaattgtataaaGGTCATAGCTTTAttgattgaaattgttttctcttgcattgtgtgaTATATTTAAGTCGTCGTTGGCTAGATTGAGCTGGACGGAGGTGAATTTGtaaatgaagaaaataagttgAGTATTTAattagccgaattgaggtaagtgtcttgcctaactttgttgagggaattttttctactatttgatattatttgctacatgtggggatgatacatatatgaggcgacgagcatatatgcatgtgccaggatTAATCATGCTCGTGAGTAGATTACGCTATGAATTGTGCCTTGTAGATTTATGTGACCTTCTTTCTTCATGTGTTACTTGAATCCTAGAACTAATGGAATTATGACCGACTTGAATCCTCATATagaattaaatgttaaaaaccaagatttagtttattataacttgattaaaatttaATGGAATTATGAGAaacattgatgtgtctaattcagtcatcattatgcttaatcattaatacattgctacggCCGATATTCTGGAGATATTAGATTCTATACTCGTATTGTAGATATTCTTGAGATTTATtgaaatacttgaataataaggttcttgagagtttattgaactattgttggcttgaaagttgtgattgggGTTCATTTGGAATATGCGTTTAAATACtttccttgatgttatttatgcttcctaccttgtttgtcattgatatacatatgcttggtaaggaagagtgtaaagcatgaagggtgatgtcgttccattgtatatatattatcatgtgagggagagtgtaaaatACTAAGAGTGATGTCATGCCATTGTATATGTTTTATTATGCGAAGagaagtgtaaagcacgaaaggtaaTGTCGTTCTATGTCAtgtgagtgtaaagcacaaagggtgatgtcatgctattgcatttatattatcatgattTTATGTTATCACGAGTTCATGGTACGAAGAgtgtttccgtgcaggtgaggacgtgggacatgcattatgtcgtgatatcttttccttgaaaatacgTTTATGTCTTTAccttgagttgttattgttgtacttaTGGTTCTCATGTGACTTGTCGTTATTGTCATGTCCTTGttctctatctcaattgttgttgtgttgcccatgccttctacttgcttaACTTGCAAATACCATACCTACTTCCTGTTGTTAGAATTACATCCATGTCGTATCTATTTTGTTGCGCTTTAGTACAAGTCTTTTACCATGTTAGTCATTCATGCCTCTACTTGTTAACTTATAAATATCATGTGTTCCcttcttatttgttatatctacatctaGGCCTCGACCatgctagttagttgaagttTATATTCTTTTTTTCTAATTGTTGTCATTACTCATATGCCTTCCGCCTAGCCTATTACTGTTGCCCATATGTATATCCTCGTTCATTATTGCTACTTGTGTATTTTCTACTTTGTcattattgttattggcatttctgcCATCCGGTTGGTACTATTATACgcatatttggtgaggatgagataaatgcacgaagggtgttttgcAATTGACTTGATATCTGAGTACATTCCCCACGCTATGAAAGTTATGGAGTGACTATCGTGGTTTATCGGTTTTCGCTCTAAGGAAAAGATTGGTCGAGATATTGGAAAATGTTAAATTGTGATCTCTTCTAGTACTCAGTTATTATTTTGCATATTCGTTTCGTGTACTCTTTTCTATTATATCGTAGTATAATTTTATTGCTAGCTTACGGTACAGGTTTtatcagtgagtatcttttaCCTAAAAAGCCgtgtcactacttcgacgaggttagacaagatacttactgggtacatggcatcggttatactcatactacacttttgcaccttgcatgcagatttgtttggagcggagctgctgagctgactctgaagatgttcatgcattccggatatagctgccactagtctcttggtagctttagatttttgCTAATCTGTTTATGTAACTTTTAAACAgatcgtgtaattatttgtaccagctttgtaaattccaagtcTTAGAAGAAGCTCATGATTCGTACTACCGGTCTTTGAATTAATACATAAATGTTCAGTTAATTTTTCATTGTTTTCCTATAAATctcatttggattgtattgactgttagtgggcttacctagtgggtcgagttaggtgtcatcacgactagtgaattttgggtcgtgacatgaataTTGAACTCTAGTTATTATTTTCTATTGAGCATCGCAATATTAACTCAGTTCCGCATTTACTTTAGAGAAAATATCATCTATGTTCATTTATAAGtagtttattataaaaattggacaatttataaaatattactaatgtTAGCCAAATATTatcaatattagccaattagctatttgtagtaaaaaaaaaaagtcaactcTTGCTTTCTTTTAAGTGGATGTTAATAGAATAGATTAAGTTCATTTTAAGGAGCTTGAATTTTAGTTTTGGGAtaatttggtggagttttgaggtggttttaaTTGAAAATTCGtagtagaagatgaacatgaaaaataTGATATGGGTATCacttgtgtatcacatatgtatcaaatttgtatcaaatgtgtatcacatgtatatccatgtatatatgtgtgtgagatacatgtgtggtatatgtttgatacatgtgtcgcagaagaattttttgaactcgattttaactaggaattttgatgttaaatcagtccaaatcacctccaatttttctcaaattttgtatattgactcatctatatgttttcaatgaatttcaaccatacccattgaaaaatgTCCCTTTTTGCTTAGATTCTTGAAatcatttatatatttttttatgtatttcatcaccttattttgctacctcatccatgaaatttcatGTGCGTCTTGCATCAAATATTGCTAATCACGCCTAAAAATATGGAACGAGATCTTTACGTGTGATTCTTGAAGAGAAAGAACCTATTTATttgagtttttaatttttatatgtgctaTGCTAGTTTTGGTAAATGTTGGCAAGCTGGGACTTGTCTGGGATATTTCTATAAGATTCCCTTTACTTTGTGTCCTGGATCCAAATCTTGAAGTGATTTTTAGAGATCAAATTTTGTTGTCTAAGCCCTAGAACAAGAAAAACTTGGAAGTTTGTAGCATCTCAACGAAGTGTGAATTTGTTTAAGCTCTCAATGGTACAACTCATGAGCCGCAAACAGATCATATACTTTCATAACAATCACAGCACTAGCTGTATATATAAAGGAACAAATGACGATAAATGGAGAGAAAGCAGGGCTTTTTGTTCAGTCAATCTTTATATGTGGTACATATAGAAGAACTGTATGTTGTAACTGGGCAGCTAAACGAACATTTCTAAATTATGAAACTTCAAAGTGAGAATAGCACTAACCGTCAATATCAGTAAATAGTCCCTTTGTGCTGAAAAGATCGGAAGAGAAGTATAGAGTCATGTTAAAGTTATATATTACCTGATCAGAAGCCCCATGCATGTTACATGTAACTCCATCATGATAATGCAAGTAAATGTAAATCTCCCTTTAGAAGAAAAGAAGGAAGATACAACTAGTCCAGCGTTCTAAAATTTCCTACAAAAGAGGCTTAATTTCCTCTTCAAAACAGGAGGGTGTAATCAAATCCTCTCTCCGATCTTCCtttgctattttttttctttcattttttaacTCTATGACCAAAGAGACTGTACATCTGGTGTGTGGTATAACCCGCCAATTGAGGCCCTTGTTATCTGTGGGTTGCCTACACGTTCTCCTGAACCCTGCAGAGTCCAACCCTTCCTGAACAAGAATGGGCAAAAGCAGCAGTAAGATTatgttaaagaaaaaaaaaaaaaacgtaaAGAACACCAGATGACTTTCCTCTGTGTGAGTGTGTGTCTCTGAGTACTTTTGTATGTGTACATTATATGTATATGTTACAAAAAAAAGGATCTGACAGAAGTAGATATCATCCCAGAGGAAATTAAGTATTATCACTAAATTACGATTATATTGAATTAAGTATAAGATGATACAGAGACAAAAGCAGGAGTCTCATTGCACAATCCAGGTAAACATTATTGTACAGCAATAGTGCTAAGGATTATGAAAAGCAGTTATGTCAATACATCAGTAAAAAACTTGGTGACTCTTAATTACTCTCAGCTTACAAGTTACAACTACAGAATGAGCCATAGGCTTAACAGCATATAGAGACCCCTTTATCATATATGACTTACATAAGCCGATCATAAGTTGCACCACACGCATTGATGTTGAGCAGATATGAGCTAGTTCTTATTGTTGAATCAGCCAAGGAAGGATTCAATATGATCTTCGACTCGTGGGGGTAAGGAAAAAAGGAACATTTAACCAACTAGCTTACTGTAATTACTGCAATATATCATCAGACGTTATCCAATAATGCCATTCTGCAGATTATGCTAGCTGTATGTTAAATCCTCAAATATACTATAGACTGTGACATTGAGTCATGCATGAACTTAATATATCAGTCCCTTATTAGGGGGAAATAGTGAACGTTAGATTGTATCGGCCCTATTTCCATCAAAGGTGTCACAAAACCTAATCAGTGAGCTAGTTTAAAGATAAGAAAtgaacaaaaaggaaaaaggtgGACTTAGACACTCATAATTGAATCCTGAAATACCACTTAGCATGAAAAGAGGAGTAAATCTGTCATCATTTGAATATAGTTAGCAGTGACGTCCTCTATTGCAGTGATTGAAGGTAAAAGTCACATGTCAAGTGTAAGGAAACAAAATTCAACTGCTGTATACTTCATATAAGCAACATGAAGTGTGGCCCCACCCTTCTGTTTTAGAACTTTGCCACCAAAAACCACTTAACCACCACTAACCCCATCCTTACGCCTAAAATATCTCTCTAGTAACAACCCCGAAGCAGAAACAAAGGCGGTAATTTATCAGGGCAAGATACGAACTGTCAATGAAGAAGCAAGATCATAATTgattttgatgacattttgaaTGCGAGATGTAAGATATGGTTTACTAATTAATACTGAGAAAATTTACATGGTGATATAACATAAAGAGGTTGCAGTTGCATCTGATTCTTCCTTTTCTCTTACCTAGGGACGGGTGGTGGGTTAAGTTTCTTTTGGTTAATTTTGTCTGAGAACAAATATTTTTCCCTTAAAAGTAGGCAACATGCTATACTAAACAAAAAGTGAGATAAATTATCCAAGCCTTTTGTAAAATAATGACAAATGgaaagagacaacaatacaatGTTTTTACAATTTCTTTCAGAGAGaacaaatacaaacaaatacagAGAATTTGGGGGGCCGAACACAAGCTAATACAAACGCACGACATGAATTTAGTAGTACGCCCAACCTCCAAAAAATGCGTGAGAAGAGAGATCTAATTGTCATTAACACTTATGCCCAAGCTTTATGTCACCACAGAATCATTTAGTTGACAAACTCAAATTGCCGATCACAAAAGGACTCGGTTTTTTTTTAATAGTTAAATTACTTTCTTGTGCTTCAGTGCGGAAAAATATGTACAGTTGGAAGTATCTCAAAAAAGGACAAAAATATTGGGCTTCAAGATCAACAGGTAAACAACCTGGCCTTAGGTTCCGTCTTCCTCCGTTGCCAGGGTTCCACTACCTCATCCTAAAGAGTTTTAAACTGTTCTACATATATAGCTTTAAGGCTTCAAACACCACCCAGAAATCGAGCTGGTTAACAAACCAAAAGGGTGAAGCATCTGTCTTTTCCAATTGACAGTTACACACACAGCAGCCCTGTCCTAAACATTCACAGCAGCCCTGTCCTAAACATTCCATACATATTCCTAATCTAAACTATATAGATTTTTGCCAAAAAGAACACCAGTCATGGAGCAACTTAATCCAGAAAAATGCCATGCCCCGACAAGGATTTCTACAGAGAAGCACATGTTTAGGAGGCACTGTCCACGCCAATTTGAACAAGTACATGACCTTGATTCAAATACCACAGTGGGAACATTCTGcatcttccccccccccccccctcccaccAGTCAAATAATGTTGACCTGCTCATCGGTTTTGAGAACATACTCAATAGTTTAAAGCCTTGCAAAGATGGAGGGAGGTTCCCAATTTCTTAAAAGATATGGATTAGAAAAAAAGAATATTATATATTGAACATAACTTTGGTTAATTAAAACATtagttatttataaaataaactctcttATGCTGAATTTACTCACCTTTAACATTACGAATTTGTTTGGCTCAACATGCTGCACTATGGATTCTAACAAATAAAGCATAGGTTTAAAGCATTGCCACAAATAACTTTAACTGAACTCATCAGCTACTTGTCCCCAAAGCAGTCCAAATGGTACATTTAATTTTCTATACTGATCATCTCGAGCTGGCACAGACTACAGCAATATGGCAAGCATACTTCAAGAAAGCCTTTCAATACTGTTTATGTGTAATTGTTCAAGCGCAAAAGAGTTCAAAATTGATGTTGGTTCAGGTTCTGTCcaacttgaattgaattcaacttttctctttctctttctctttctcacacacacacatacacacacaaaaaCACATGTAAAGGTCTATGTTACTAAAATAATTCTTGATGTTGATAATGCATCCAGAAAGAAGCATACTGTCTATCCTTAGGGATGCCAACATGTACATCTAAAATTAtgcacgcacacacacacacacacacacacacacatatatatatatatgaatgtgCAAGTCGCCAGTAGCATGCACTTCTATGCTTTAACACAAAAGGCTATGGTGGCTAAACATTCAACTTTTTTATGAGAAGATAGAGAAAATGGTGGCTAAACATTATAACAACACAAGACTCATAAGACAGTCCCAAAAGTAATTTTCAGAAAGAAAGGAATCAGACACAttgatgcaaaaaaaaaaatagcagctACGTAGCTAAAGggtttcaaatttcaacaaagtcaaAACACAATCATGCTACAAATAAAAGGCACATATCTTTTAAAACAATGTAAGTTAGAGCTTTTTCTTTTGCTTACTTGGCCCAACAATCAGGTGGAGATGGATAGCTTGTTACGGGAGCATTAGGACTCTCATATTCACTTTGAGCAGCATTCTCAGGATTGAGAGAGAAATGACTTTCACCAAAGAGTGATTTTTGGAACCTGTTTTCAGCACTATTAGGCAAGTAAGCACCAAGTGTCGTGCCATTCTGGCAATTTCCTGCATAAACTGTTTGTGGAGAATGAGAGACAGAAAGGACTTGATCATCCTTTTTAAACAGTGAAGCCATGGTTTTCGGAGGTGCAGGAGGGATTATCTCTTCCATGTTTGATCTGTTAAGTTCTGGATTTAAAAGCCAGTTGGCTGAAGTACCAATTAAATTAAGACCATCTTGACCAAGTGGAAAGCTATTCCACATCTGCCATGTTCTCGTATCATTTGCATTACTTGAAACTTTCAATGGTGCCACATTGCGTATATCCTTAGCCTTAGGAGTGCGGGCAAAAAGAGAAGACTCAGTATGCCTCTCCTCTGGAACACATAATCTTGCTATTGGAGATGGTCTGGTGACTTCAGAAGAGACGTTGACACCCTTTACAGGACATGGTTTGTCCAATCCTACATTTGACACAAACCCAAGGTCAAGCTGAAAGTTATCAAGTGACTCAGAAACGGGTCCAAGCAATGAAGCTGGGTCTGGAACATAACAAGGATCTTCAAAAATCTCTGACTCCTCTGGCAATAACTGACCTGCACCATCTCCAACTAGAGGAATCAATGGTTCTGATGATAACGGAAGAGTTGTACCACTACTTCTGGATCCAAGAGCAAAAGTAGATAAAGGAAAAGGTGACGGGAGTCCAAAGCTAATGGGGTTGTCAAAGGATTGTGTAGATGGAGGTTGGAAGGGGTACGTTGGTGTTTGAACTTCTGCTTGTGGCTTAACACATGGTCTGCTTATCACATTTGAAGTGGGACGAGAAACAGCAGTTGAACGTGTGAATAATTGTTGCCATGAATTTTTAGGATCTGTACATGGTTGAGGTTCAATAAGCACCTGTAACAAACAGATCAGGATAAATATACATGTGGAACTGGGTACATTACTGTTAGCCTATCGAAGATTCATTGAAAAGAGTATCTTTTGAAAAAGCTACATTTCTCCTGCACGATTCAAATTCTATCTTTCAGAATTATAGGTCAAGTAAACGAGATAATGATAGATCCCAAAAATTGAAATGACCATTGAAAATGCCACACCAAATTATAATCTTCCTGAGAAAGTCTTAATTTTAGCATAAACACCAGGAGGATATTTGATGAAAATGAAGGCATAGATATAAGCGAGAGAAAAAGAAGATTTAACAGAAGACTTACAGGCTGGTTGATGCTCCTTTCGTCCCCATTTGTATTCAGTTTTCCAGATACCCTGTCTGGCTGAGATACTTCCCTCCTCGAGCCATGGTTTTGAATATGATCTATGCCAGTCTTAGATTCGTGTTCTCTTGGAACAGTAGAAGTATTGTTACTCTTTACAAAATGATCACCTCCAGTAAATGCTCTAGAAGACGATAAAAGGGTACCCCTCATACTATCCAAGTACCGAGTTCCAACATTCCCATGGTTGTGATTGCTTTTTGAAGCACCCTTAGAAccataaataacttcagcattaTGTGTCTTAACAGTTTCTCGCCTATTTTTTTGCTGTTGCCTTCTATCACTCACATCACACTTGCTTCGTTCACTTCCCTTGCCTGCACTTTTATCCAGCTCTTCTGTATCTGAGTTGCTTTTGCTAGATGCCCTGTCCCTTTCTTTCCTCTTCTCTTGACGCCTCTTTTCTGCTTCTCTTTTACTGTCTCGTACCTTATCAGAGGGTGACACTATACCATGTTCCTTCTCAGCCTCCATATGTTCCTCGCGCAATTTCCTGCGCTcttccaccaatctagcaacctCCTCTCTTTGTTGTCGCTCCTCCTCCTCCAATAGCTCCCTCTCTAACCTAGCCTGCTTCTTCTCTTCTGCTTTTCTTCGAGCTCTTTCCCATCTACTCTCCTGAAAATTCCCCCCACTTTCCCTTCTCTTATCCAACATTGCTCTTTGCTCTGCGTTcattgaagcatcatcatctatGGAGGAACTAATTCTAAAAATACTCCTGCAGAGCCACATGATACTAGAGAAAAAATCAGTCAGAGCTTTGCAGGCTAAAATAAAAACACGAGAATATGACTTTTCTGCAAAACAATGCTCCCTATCGAAAAATCCACTGCCATTATTTCTCCAAGTGCTTGACTTCCCAACAAAAGAACCCTTGACCCAATTCTCATCCTCTACTGAATCCTGTCCACACATCGACCTATTGTCAGACCAAACCTTCCCATTTAATATCTTTCCACCTTTCCCAATTAAGTCTTTCAAAATCCCAGAATTCAGAAGCCCCAATCCTGGTTTCACAGGCAAGTCAAGAACAGGTCTCTTCGATATATGCCCACAATATGAACACATAAACTTCCCACCACCAGGATTCTGATCTCTATACGGAGTCAAACAATTCCTACACCTCCTCGTTGCTATTTTCCTCAACTTCTGTATTTCAATAGCCAAAAGCCTCCTCCTCTCTCTAAGCCTAGCAATCCTTCTCACCCGCCAAGCTGACAACCAAGGCATCAAAACCTCATACCACAAAAGTGTAAACAGAAGCACCATTACACAAGCAAACCTCGGTGACGTAATTTCAAACCGAAATGCAGGTGGCAATAGCTGTGATAATGCCCATAACCCAATCAGTGGAATCACCAACCATGGCAACATGGTAGCTACCCCTCTAGACCACCTTTGTATCTGACACAATATACACATTATCCTCTAAACCCACACCTATCGTTCCAGTCTCGAACGACTAACAATAAAAATTTAACCAGAGTGACCTAAAAAAACCCTAGTCTCTGAATTTCACTTAGTCAAAATATGTCTCAATTTTCTGTTCTTCGATTCTATTTGTGAGAAACCACCTATTTTCAACAGAATAAGCAGAATATAATCAGGATTAGATTGAAATAAATTTGTTAGGGTTTGAGAACAGTATTGTGCTTTAGCTAGCTAGCTAACTCAAAAGGGCAGGGAAGGAataattatataaagaaaagaagcTGACATTAAGGTGCTTACGCAATTAATGTTCATCGGAGATTCATCGGCGACGGTCGGAGACGGTGCAATTTACCGGCCAAGAAAGCTGTGACGACTGTTGATTGATGACAGAAAAATGGAGTGACGAGATAAGAGGAAGCTTAATGTCATATATATTGACAGTAGTTGAACCGGAGAGTTGGAATAAGACCCGGTTCATCGTATCAGACCGGTTGACTAGAAGTAATTTGCTACTCGACGGAGCTCAATTGAAGGTAAAATGTGGTCAAAATCTACATATgaacatatattatatatctaactAGTGATATTGCcctaataaaaatatttagaaatgaTCCCTTTTAATAAATTTAAGCGAGatagaaaagataaaaaaaaatgttatctacatacatataaaaattaattctATATACTTTATGAACCAAAAATTCATAAACATTTTGCATAGAGCTGAAATGaacttcattttcattattttctttaaaatataaaaaagaaaattaatgtttaaagaaattttatttttgaatctcTCCCTCCTCTCTATATATATCATTTAATTTATTAGTAAAACATTTCTATTTCTAAAATATTCTTGTACTCAAATAAAAGAAAACGTGAAATGTAAAGTAAAGAAGCTAAAcacataaataaaatttatttttttaacataAAGGTAAAAGAAAGGTTAATAGTActaatgcaatttaccaaatgtcacgacccggatttcttcaccctcgagagtcgtgatggtacttaatggtgaaagctaggcaagccaaattattctaattgcttaaccttttccagttttaagccattatcagtgatgagtagatatcgTACAAATAGCggaaataattaagcggaagacaaaatctgataatttaacttaatacaaactgcggaagtctaaatacaactctaccgagattttggtgtcacaatttcacatactgtctaagaatactacaaataaggtctgaatagaAATACACGAGTCTGACTCTGAATATATAGGCTCCTGTTGTtttgttgagccgagggtctcctggaaacagcctctctacccttcggggtaggggtaaggtctgcgtacatattaccctccccagaccccacatgtgggattatactgggtcgttgttgttgttgttgttgttgttgttgttgttgttgttgtctctgaataagtaaaaatagaaaagaaatgatagaaggagacgccaaagctcgcggatgcctgcaggactacctcgggttgcctgttggactgaaggcagcaacctcactacggtccaaacgctccggtaccagtatctgcacacaatgcagagtgtagtatcagcacaacagaccccatgtgctggtaagtgcctagcctaacctcgggaAGTagtgtgtg is a genomic window containing:
- the LOC107770009 gene encoding uncharacterized protein LOC107770009, encoding MCILCQIQRWSRGVATMLPWLVIPLIGLWALSQLLPPAFRFEITSPRFACVMVLLFTLLWYEVLMPWLSAWRVRRIARLRERRRLLAIEIQKLRKIATRRCRNCLTPYRDQNPGGGKFMCSYCGHISKRPVLDLPVKPGLGLLNSGILKDLIGKGGKILNGKVWSDNRSMCGQDSVEDENWVKGSFVGKSSTWRNNGSGFFDREHCFAEKSYSRVFILACKALTDFFSSIMWLCRSIFRISSSIDDDASMNAEQRAMLDKRRESGGNFQESRWERARRKAEEKKQARLERELLEEEERQQREEVARLVEERRKLREEHMEAEKEHGIVSPSDKVRDSKREAEKRRQEKRKERDRASSKSNSDTEELDKSAGKGSERSKCDVSDRRQQQKNRRETVKTHNAEVIYGSKGASKSNHNHGNVGTRYLDSMRGTLLSSSRAFTGGDHFVKSNNTSTVPREHESKTGIDHIQNHGSRREVSQPDRVSGKLNTNGDERSINQPVLIEPQPCTDPKNSWQQLFTRSTAVSRPTSNVISRPCVKPQAEVQTPTYPFQPPSTQSFDNPISFGLPSPFPLSTFALGSRSSGTTLPLSSEPLIPLVGDGAGQLLPEESEIFEDPCYVPDPASLLGPVSESLDNFQLDLGFVSNVGLDKPCPVKGVNVSSEVTRPSPIARLCVPEERHTESSLFARTPKAKDIRNVAPLKVSSNANDTRTWQMWNSFPLGQDGLNLIGTSANWLLNPELNRSNMEEIIPPAPPKTMASLFKKDDQVLSVSHSPQTVYAGNCQNGTTLGAYLPNSAENRFQKSLFGESHFSLNPENAAQSEYESPNAPVTSYPSPPDCWAKKGWTLQGSGERVGNPQITRASIGGLYHTPDVQSLWS